Within Spinacia oleracea cultivar Varoflay chromosome 4, BTI_SOV_V1, whole genome shotgun sequence, the genomic segment TATGTTGCTGACTTGCTGCTGTTATTAGATTTGAGAATTTAAAATGTTACGAGGTAGTATATTTCTCAGTTCTCACCATGCAGTATGTTCTACGGaaattttgagagaaaaaaaaagcGTGGTCCATCTTTTGTAAGTAAGCTTGGTAGGGCACCCTTAACTACAAAACTAAGTGAATTATTGACTCATTTTTAGTTAATTCAAAATAACCTTATAATTGTAACATTTGACGTATCAAGAGTTAATAATATGTAGGCTTAAAAATTTCTAATGTTGGAAAATAAAAGTTCAATACCATGGCCCTAGCCCCTAAGTCCAAATTAAAACCGATTACTTGGGTTGCTACAATGCTAGGACAGTAGTACATCATAAGAAAGATTGAGTTTACAatcaaaaatatttatttattttgttgcaCAAATTAAAACTTAAATAGAAAActaaagagaaaaaagaaaaccagaaaaaataaacaaaattaggAAGGgataaaaaccaaaatatttaatgaaagagaaaaggggGAAGCAATTGAACAGACACGAAACAAAACGGAAAGAAAAGGGATTAAaccaaaaagagaaaggaaacaACAAAAGTTAAGGAGAAAAAGTTGCACGGCTGGAGAATCGAACCCAATCCCAGAAGCAAGTTATAAGGCTTTAATCAAAGCCCAGAAGACCGCTGAACTAACACCATTTCCAATTTTCCATAGTTGTAAAGTTGCACGCaaatattatatacttgttCATTTTTGCAAATAACGGTGGGGCATAGTGCTGGTCCGCCAATGTTTGCGCTCTGAAGTTCTTCCTCTTTCTTGGTTGCATCTTCAATAAGCATTCTTCATTCTCATTTATGTCTGTCCAAACAAACACTGGCAGCTCTCTCCGAAATCCGAATTTTAGGTTGTTTTCATTTCATGTCAAAGACTGCTAATCTTCATTGTGCAATTTAGCTTCCATATCCTCAACCCTGCCCTGGAAAGCTATAGACCGAATTGTGAGAATAATCTCAGGGTCGTGTTTTGGAATAAGATCCTCAAGGCTTCTCTGTTATTGCAAGAATACTCTTGTATACATCTGACTTTCCCTACCCTCAGCAAGACTTTCTTAAAGGCATTGGGACAatcattttgttattttttgccAGGCTTGCTTCTATTGCCATTCGTGGCTCTTCTAAAGAACGTAGCTCTAATCAATAtgcctttttcttcttttcattATTTTCTTTCACTTCAAGTTTGGTTTCTCTTATCCCTGATTGCTTGATCATCATGGAAAAGTTGTGGCCACTAAGCTTCCTTAAGGATTTTCTCATTTTCGTCTATTGTGTGTCTATAACCCTTTTGTCTTAAAGGTCTTTCTTTCATCCTTCTTCCCTTTCTTTTAAAGCTCTCTGTTCTTTCTGACATACACTTGAAATTTTGGTGATGGTTCCACTGCCCTGTATTCTTGATTCTCAAAGAGAACTATTTGTTTCTTCATGAATGGTTGTTGtctcttttcttttattaaCTTCTGTCCACAGAAAATAATACCAGTTTCAAACTAATGATGATGACTCTTTGCTTTTACTCGTGACTGTTTCCAAGTTAAAACATATTGATTAATATTCCAAATTTTTATATCATCTTCCATACACTTATCTATGGTTGATAACAGCTACTTCTTTAACTGGACTGTGTTATTAGATGGAAAAGTATCAAGGATGGCTGTCCTATCTTAGATAAACATTGCAGAATGTTGGAACTTTTAGATAAAATCCAATGATACTGTTGCCGAAAAAATGGGTTTGTATGTGTAAAGGTTGCTTAttagatgatttttttttattatatatatatataagaacaCACTAATAAGTTCATCTCAACGACGAAGTTGATTTAGTGATTTACtccctttttttttggtaaatgttTAAAATATATTAACCAAAATTTAGAATATACAAGCCAAACAGCAAAAGCTCAAAGTCTAAAAGGGGACAAAGAAAACTATCCCTAACAGCCCTTCTAGGAAGGCTTCCACAAGTTGGAACTTCTTCCTCACATAGCATCTGCTATAACCACACAACTAAATACTCCTGAATAAGCTAATGGCATCAGCCTTACAATTTTGAAATCTCCTATTGTTTCTCTCCTGCCAAATATGGTAAACAGTTACCACCATTGCTGACCTGTAGATATAATGCTTCCCCGAGTTCTTTGCAGCATAGTTTATCATCCATTGGAGTTCTGTGCTCAACCCTCAGGTTGACGATTCACCTTCAGCCACTGTAAGACTAATTGCCACATATCTGCAGCAAATTTACAAGCAAAAAATAGGTGCAGATTTGATCAACTGAACTCTTCCTGCGCAGCTCAGCATTTTAGCAGTCATGAGTTTATTCTACTCAAAATTTTCTGAATAAGAGGTTACCAGAAGATTTCCTTCCTTCTTTATGAAATCTTCTGGTAAATATTGCCCACAGCTGTCATTTTCCCCCTGCTTGTTTGACTTCGAGTTTGTGCTTTGTTAAACTATTGCAACTTACATATATTGTTCTGATTTTTCTGCAAAGAGCTTCATTTATCTATTTCATCATAAAGGTCTAAagaaagaagaggaagaaaGAAGAGCTATTCAGGGCAGTACTCACCATGCCAAGATAACGGGTAGGTAGCAAAAACATGGAAACATCATGTTGTTAATTTCATAATGGTAGGATGTAAGTGTTGTATTTGATTTTATGCAGGTAATGTTGGAGGTCCAGATTTGCAGAGTTTCTTGCGGCAATTACAGAAAACAGAAGGTATGTGGGCTCCTTTAATGAATAAAATTCTTCTGCCACAGTGGTGGACCACAATGGAAAGTCTTTAACTACTTTGGCTGATTATGAAGAAGCAGCCCTATATCTTCTAACAGTTGATAAGAACTAGCATATTTCAGACCACCATTATGTCCCTTTCGTGATAAAATACAACAAACTCCCTCAAAGTCTAGATTGTCTCTTTCCGGGAAATCTTGTTCAGTTCATGCAATGACAACAGATACTATTAAATCATCGTTGTAAAATCCTAAAAACCCAGAGTAACCTTGTCGAggattttttcttcttttattcttccATGGGTTACCAGCCTTTATCTGCATTGCCATTAATTCATCTGGATCACTCCACAGTGAGCATATTTTGTTGCCTCTTAAGTTCTGCCAATTTCTGCTTCACTTCTGCTCTGCTACGCAACTTTTTGAACATTCTCAAaacttttcttctttctttgttTGATCTTGTCTGGTAGTGTTTCTATATGTGATGGAATTGAAACACATTGCATTTACTTGATATCCTTCTTCTTTGAGCTTTTCATATTCACAAATCCTCAGGGATGGGATGTTTTTTCCGTCAATTTGATTATCTTCAGTGTAGCTGCCCTATGTGGCTTAAGTTTTAGGCCTTGTTATTGTGAAATCAATCAAGGAGGAAGCTATTCTATTTGAATTTGTCTCTGTTGTCTTTGAACTCCATCTTGTGTGTTAGGGCAAGCAATCATTAAGCCTTGACCCATTATAAGCAGAGTCCTTATGTAGACTGTTTGCTCTGATAGTAAAGAGTGCCAGGAAACTCCACCAAGTTTTTGTGCTTGTTGTCAGTTTAAGCCTCCTTTGGTGGGTAGGGTAGGACTGTTGGGGACTTTGTGACAGGTTTTACCTTTCTGATGACGGAATAATCTGATTTGAAGTTGGCATATACAGGGAGCATGTATGTAAATAGGTTTGACCCGAACTGCATTATAAGCAGCATACCAGTTTAGCCCTTGTTCTTTCCCCGAAAAAATAGTTTCCAGGAAACAAAGATAAAATAAGGGCTAATAAGTTATGATCTAGGCTACTGAGTTTATTTACAGTTAAGACAAGCTCAAATAAAGGTCAATTAATTAAGATAAGAAGTTTCAGGTGAAATGTAGAAAATCTACTCCCATTCTTCTTATAGTGGCCATTGCTTCATTTCATATATCGTTATTAACACATTAGGGAACATGTTACCTTGAAATCCAGGCCTTTTTCTATTGTTTGCTCCTTCCATGCCCTAGGGCTGCATTTGGATACTCCTTCTTAATAGATCATTTTCTTTGCACATCTTCTTACAGGATCTGAATCTCAGGAAGCATCTGAAGCCACTGGCACTTTGAGGTGAGTCAGTAAACTAGTATGTGGTTTTTAATTAATTCTTGTATATTTGATTTTAAGGGGAAAATGGAAAATTAATTCGACAAGCTACTCCCTTCGTATTGTTTTTGTATTGTAAATGTTTGATATGGCTTgaaaaatttatgttgatgctTGAAATTCTAATCTTTCTGCTGCTTTCAGTACAATAGTTGCATAGATTTTTATTGCGAAAGTTCTCGTAGAGTGTTTCTAAATGCTAGTCACCCAATGATTCCAAGTTTTGTTCTTTTTGAATGttcatatacggagtattgtGTTTTTTTCACATTTTCTGACTCCTATCTgtttcatcttacaacatttcTTCTTTCTTAATATGTAATCATTGAAACGAGCTTTGTaatttcaaaaggtcttgcacgcaCTACacgtacaataaatttattgtacatcataGTAACTTTacctttttttgtaacttttaacagATTAACtttatattataatttttttttatggataaacattttaaaggattaCCTAGTTacctttatacattattagtgatttcgaagggataatttttattaaagcgAAAAATTTTATCACTGAAAAAACAGATACGTTTTACATTATACCGGGGTAACTTTTAAATGTTTTGATAACTTTACACCGATATACACCtttgaataagaatttgtgcTGTAATTTTTGTATGTGAGTGTAATTTGCGAACagaaaatttgttttttgttttgccCTTCCTCCTTTCCCTAAAGTGTCTAAAATATACTCCATAGTAATAACGACTCTTGTAGTAGTTGAGCTTTTTTCTTGGTAATGTAACTCGCGGCAGTAAAAAATCACATCTTCCATTTTGATAGTagcttttttaaaagttttcaATTAGTCAGGTAAGAGTATGATTTATCTTGTAAATGAGTAGTTTTTCATCTGGCGGTGTGGTGCCTACTGTCTACTGTCTACTGTCTACTGATGTCTATGAGATCCTAAAAATGTAGTGTAACTGTGTAAGCTCACTGCTTTGGTGCATCCAAATAGTGAAACACCATGACCTTATTGAGTCTATCTATGTTTTGCAGCAAAGATGAAACAGAGATGGATAAAACAGAATCACTTGAGGAAACATTAGAACCACGGTATCTTAATTAAACTCATTCAATGTTTGTTGATTAGTGGCTGGATTTGTCTAACTACAGTCTAAACTATGGATTGTAAACTCATTCAATGTGTGCCTAATATTCAGGACTCCTGAGCCAACGGGGTCAGGCTCTTCTTTCAAGCCCGGGACATGGCAGCCACCATCGTAGTGGCCAAATTCGTGAAGTTTTGTCCTCTTCATTTTTTCCCCGGGCTGGATGCTGGACGTGCAGACGGTGCGATTTTGGGTCAGATACTACTTTAATAAGATAGAAAGGGCTTTTCTCGTCAAGTTTAGTTTGGAAAATTAGCATACACAATAGCATGTGATTTAATTTGTACTCGTAGTTTCAAGTGGTTACATATCTCTATGAAAACAGAACAATGGGGGACACGATTGTTGTACACTTGTAAGAAATAACCTTACTGAACCAGCACATGTTATAACAGTCTAACATTATACAGTTGAAGGGGCTTGACCctgtgacctccaagtcacaaggtaagttttccaccaacttatgttggtttacatgtttttttttcttctaatatAAGTATCCCACATTAGTTGCTTGCTAGTACTCACTTTGTATTTTTAGGGGTTATAATTTCTACTTGTGGCTGTCTTTTATTACAGTACTAGTTTTAaggcccgtgcaacgcacgactactactaaaacaatttattattttaatagtaactaaaagacttttttttgaaggaaaacTAAAAgactaaaagacttgtgatattagtaAAACATGAAAGTgaaaggatatatgaaaaagtataaattcaaagttggtaaaaataatattcaaatgaactaaatttgcatattactatacaaagttaaaaattattgtcgtttacttgtatgtagaatgatgtaacaacgttaaccaaacccgaatgactcaagactaattttcgaaaaagacccgagcataaccgatttagtcaaatacaacatattttgaattgagtaaaatcttgataaataaacttaatGTTAGtgtacttaccatgtattattattttaattaacattcttacttaccagttaccatgtattatattattaatagtagactaacattagaagttcatttatcaatattttttatatttcttatcagattaaaaagttataataatgcataaataaaattatatcataaaggaaaaaataatattgatttagctttcctccaataatatattatgcagtacacttctatggtaattaaaatatatttttatcttagtttcctaaaaaaacgtaatgtaatttacttattttaaagtaaaaaaaataaaaaaaacattctggcgggaaaaaatcgcaccaggaaatgacacgtgtcattcctagtgtctcttttagtatatagtaatagatagatgAGTTACAAGTttatttttataacttttacacCCTATTTTCTAATTCTTTATTATTTCCTACTTCCACTACAATCACAGTCAATTGTTTTATGGTAAAATTTACACCTCACttgcaactttttttttttttttttcttatttctttattatcatCTACTCCACTTACTTCATTATTATACCTATAAAATGAGAAATAAGAACCAATTTAGACCCTTGGatcatcaaaatcgaatggtcTAAATTATTCCTGTATCACTAATGGCATTTCGTTATTATGGAATTTTTCAAACTGCTTTTCAGTTTCattacttttaaaaaaattcatttattcTTTTGACcaatttaatttacttttactAGTTTTCATTTACTTTTAATATTAAATTTACATAAATTTAACCAAAATCATATTTTAATCAAAGAGAATGAACGGTTAGATGCcaatgattttattttttggtgtACCACCCGGTTCACCTTTAGGGTTAATCCAGATTAGGGACGAGTTCTGAGTGGTAGGTTCCAGTCCTCTCTCAGTTGTTGTTGCGGGAGACCCCtatcaagttcagcctcaatcaccattgaaccaacaaacaattggTACTGTTAAATGTCAATGATGATGCTTTATGGTTATCAATGCGTTTTCTTtcttaaaagttaaaaatataaaGTATATGAAGTTGCATGTTTGGTTATTTAATTACTTTTGAGTAAATACGATTtactttaatgttcttttacttTAGTTTTAAGGGGCGAAATTGGTTCTCAATAAAACTAGGGTGTTCAAAAACCCGACCCGTAAACCTGCTTCAAATTAATCgggtattttaaaaaataatatgaatgTCTTTGTTATTATAAGAAGCCCAAAagagttcaaaaaaaaaaaaacattaagaaACGAAATGAAACGATATTCTAGTTGAAAGAAATGGATTTGATCATCCGTTTTAATATTCTAtagttatatattattaaatgtTGTATTGAATATGATCATTTTTTCGTCAAAAtggttattatttaatttaaattaataatctTAATAATATTTAACAATTTCAACCGCTAGTTTTGCCAAACACTCATATTAtgagagcaactccaatggttacaAAAAGGACTTGctcataaaaaaaataacatgtgagcaggtagcccacgattggtacaacaatgacataagCAGCTATTAAAACcttgtagctattttgggctacgtagctcaaaaaaatatagctcaaataaataaattatttaaattaaatattatagggaGCTACAAAGTGTTGTAGCCCACCAATGTGATAATTTGTAGTTTtagggcgtgttcggcggtagtgtttgaggtagcgggtagcgttttgacctagtcaagacgctacttgtaaaatttgtaagtgtttggtaaagtagcTATTTAGGTAGCAGTTAGCGGTTGAGGTAGCggttgggtagcttttgtcaaacgttaaaattagtagtgtttaaggtagcgggtagcgtttgacaaatttataataaagttttaaataatattcttgcttttatttttatttttataatatcaaccgctacttttaccgaacactcatattagttatcgctactttgacagctaaccgttacccgctactattcaccgctactcgctactttaaccgctacccgctactcaatcgctaaccgctacccgctaccgctaattttgccgaacagggcctTAGCCGCTACTCGCTACGccaaccgctacccgctactcatgAGCAACCGCTAAagctacccgctaccgctagTTTTTCCGAACAGGACCTTAATACCCAATAATTATTcaccaaaaaacacaaaattaattttttaagaACTCTGGAATTCTCGACTATAGGGGCCAAGGACGACACAAATGAACCTTTAATTTTGAAGAGAAAAGGTTAATTCCGAAGATGGATATTGCAGTTTCATGGGTAAGAACTAAGAACTAAGAACTAAGAAAGGAAAGGTGGGAGTAGGAGAAAAAAAGGGAACATGTGTGCAGAAGGAGGAAAGAAGGTGAGCATTAAGATTTAAGACTCAACATATAAAAAACCACacataaagaacaaaaaataaagtGAAGTGGATGTTAGTCATGTTACGTTTCATATGCTCCCACTTTTTAAGGGTTAAGAATAAggattaagaaaagaaaaacaaagcaTGATTgtagaaacaaaataaaatagacCAACAAAGAAGTCTAACTAAAATAAGACtataggaattaggaaaaactaTTTTGTACTCTATTGATGCGTGCATTTTCATGAATGAAGCCTTGACTTTTCTTAATTTACTTCTTAACTAGCTAGACTTGGTCGTAAGTCGTAACTCATaagattattaaatttattacaTGTCTAAATTCTAATTTACACTCATAATTGGAGATATCTTACGTTCGAAAGCGATATGTACATTACAATTCTAATAAAACTATTACTTGACTAATTAATTTGCGCGTGTAAATGAAGAGCTGACTCTAAACACTAGAGTATATAGTATTTCATATTGAGTTTAAATATATAGGTGAAATACTGACAACAAATATACAATCACAATTATGTTATACGAAGTATTCAAGATGACATCTAATTATATTACATTGGACGAAAACTAGTATAAATAGGGCTCTTCATACCTAGTTGTAGGGCATCAAATAACCAATCTCCATAAATTTGTAATTCatataaaaaaatggagggGAAATATCAAAAGATCAATATATTTTCCATCTTAATTTTTCTTACATTAGGTAATTATACAAAAATTAATTTTCATCTGCATaataacaatttttttattattattttgttaaaatttgtttaattttgcAGTACAAGTAATGTTTAGTGGGAAAGTGTTGGGATCATGCGATGGGCGGAGCTGTCATCCTTTAAACCAGTGTTGTGAAGGGTATCATTGTCATTCTTTGTATGGTGTATGTACCATGGGTAAGTCATTACAATTTTGTATCGTTATTTTTGCTTTCATATTCCGTAAAGTGTTTTGATTTGAACTTTCTAAATCGGggtttactcttttttttagtcTGGTCTGATTTGATCTGTTCTAATATGGGCTAAACTTTAACTGTGATTGTGTGGCGTATATGAACTTTACAGACATGGGGTGCTTGCCTCATGGATATGCTTGTGGGATATGGCGACAAGGTTTTGCTACTTGTTGTGACCCATACGGCTGCTCAAGCTATTGGGATGGTAATTGTGGCGGCTAACATAATACATCGCCAATCCCCGACTTGATCGAATCCCTTTCCTTTCGGTTTCATTTCCCAACTATTCTGATTACatagtactacctccgtttcagaaagaagtttatgttttttatttaagtccgtttcaaaaagatctttacgtTTTCCGTTTAAGTCCGTTTCTAATTTTGTTCACCAACTTTATTTTGTTGCCTGCCTTTTTTCCTTCGTTGCTTGATTTGATtgccaattttattttatttatccaaAACTTGAACTCGATGCAGTgcatttccttttctttttttttaatggtCCAAAACTATGGACAGATTGTAATAAAAAAGTTACCATATGGAACGCTTGATAATAAATTGGTTTCGTTGTGTATGCTTGAAATCATTAATTGCTCGTCTGTTATTTGGGCCGATTTTTATAATTGCTCCACGTAATTGCTAGGTTTGTCAAGTTTAATAATCAAAACACAACAATTGTATCAAATGACATAAGCAAATTAATAGCAAAAATATCAAACTTAGTATTAAAAAAACTAAGAATCCATAATGTCTCCCGTCACAAAAAAAAAGTCTCATAATGTTGATTGTCGACACTGTTAAGTAGAACTGATTGCTAATTAAACCATAATCAACAACATTTTAAGAGCTAATCACAAATTAAATTACTACCCCATTACGCGTGAgaaataataattacaaatttacaagtAGTACGTATATATTGAAACTtcttaaaatataatataattttttattt encodes:
- the LOC110802243 gene encoding uncharacterized protein isoform X1, with product MSKFVAKIAGLFSKRTMVGMDQAGNRYFTRNEAIDGVMKEKRWVIFKGEEDPTSVPVEWICWLNGQRKKSPTPEEMAELEARREFVRQNVKRLKKEEEERRAIQGSTHHAKITGNVGGPDLQSFLRQLQKTEGSESQEASEATGTLSKDETEMDKTESLEETLEPRTPEPTGSGSSFKPGTWQPPS
- the LOC110802243 gene encoding uncharacterized protein isoform X2; this translates as MKPLMESVMKEKRWVIFKGEEDPTSVPVEWICWLNGQRKKSPTPEEMAELEARREFVRQNVKRLKKEEEERRAIQGSTHHAKITGNVGGPDLQSFLRQLQKTEGSESQEASEATGTLSKDETEMDKTESLEETLEPRTPEPTGSGSSFKPGTWQPPS